taacccagtggatgtagatcaaattgatcgaaccacgtaaaccttatGTCTCTTTACaaatttagcattcttatcatcatttttatgtttagatctacaaattattacaaggggtgtgttgtaggattcctgcaactacatttttggcgctagaaacagggagcgagtaaaggatttattcttcctgtaacttgttggttcaagaaattttcatgaagattagctattattcatatttttctagatctacaaagtttaggttcaaaaatgaaaattttatggaagaaatcacactttcagggagtaaacgtcatcaacaattcaaagacatgaaaagagtgagagaaaaaattagttgtcgtggtgaaatttaaggaaaaaatggaagtttcagtggaagattttcatgttcaggagatgaaggcaaatgtgaaagaagttaaggaaggacgaagaaaagataagagacagatgctgcaatttctatcacaaacaaaaattcgcacagatggttcaaggatgagcgaacaataaataggtcacgggttcgaattcgcagagacacatatttttcattttcttctcatttgcatgggagaataaaagaataaggaaaaaagttatgcgttaatttcgcagagaggttcttgcacaattggtccagagagcagtatgtgcgttcgtggtcgcaaatTCGAATTCGTCTGCGAAcataattttcttattttttacagagagcgaaaaaatgataatttcgcaatattgtttcattatttcgcaaacaaaaggcagcacaattggtcatctgcgaagttaatgagttcatggtcgttgGATCAATtcccaacacatgcgtattttttcgcacatatatttctttgattatttcgcacagaagagagttgatgataatttcgcagagatatttcacaAAGAATAAGCTTGCAAAATTGGTcacgaggcatgaatgcaagcagcatgtcgcgagatcaattcttgcttctcgcatgattatttttgttacgcgagatttatacagaattgcctctcacgcagttggaatttgattacttcacaagaactttgattatttcgcaagagaggcttagcacagttggtatggtgtgagaatatgcaagtatcaggtcgcgggttcaattcttgcctctcgcatctatttttgctaagcgacacttatacttcatgcaacgtatttttcgcgcgagattgacaacaacagcgaatcacataaaagctaagtaccactttctttgaacattttacttttacagaaaataaaagatttttgatttgatttacaaaaggcgatataatcgcagaattacagaaatttcataattacaaagattccacaattacaaaagaaaccgagaaaaatctcgcacagatcaatttatatatttctcttgataatttgctttgtttcaaatgagaatgatatctaaaatggagagtagtaggaggcaaaataataccttccatcaacaggctagtaagaccttccatcaacaggctgcataagacctcattaggatcatttccatgaaagatgtttatcggatgagacgaaacaagttatacaaaggaaatcaaaacaaagaaaaacgatttgaacttgcaattaaatgaaaatttttgataaaagaaatgtattacaaatatttcacaactacaaagatttcagaattacaatgtattagaatttctcttgaatatttattttgcttcaaatgatataatattatgagaatgaaagaatgaatgaaagagatgatagaaatgaaagaatgaatgaaagatatgacagaaatgaaaagatgaatgagagaataaagaaacgtgaacatttcgcagaaacaaagagacgcgatcATTTCGCAGAAACgcaaataaaatttcgcagatagagacgaacctttatggcatacaccctagttcgcgaatcaAATTtctcaagaggcaaatgtaagacctaaagtacgtcatagaagggggtacctgttgcatgactcagcgaaaaggttacaccgcccctggaacctgagtcatagagatttggggtcaataaagcccatccaggagaggtaccttggattttcaacctaagctttggctttaggttggacgactaggggtatcttctaaggagtgcagaatctgatcaaggcgccgaggtacacggctgagtcaagagtgtcaggggcgtctggagcgtaccttgccattcttgacaagtcttggcttatgctgcactcggcccgaagaaaaccctatttataggtaaaagggacaagaggctgcgaaaacaactggttgttgttaagaccgaattggaggagataaccttgtatggtagaagtacgcctccttgaaggggcaaccaggggggagataaaggcggcaccctccattagggagctgataagtgtcttaagacgcaaatgtcatgagtatttttactcgcaagggtattaagacttgtcaaatttgtgcgacaatcctgaagaggcaataatactatagAAAAAAGATaatacgagatcaatgggtcattacatgaaagtgtgaagacgtcctgcgatttcgtcgcaagacggcaatgtcatggggctttattttcgcaagaatatttaggcatgtcatattgtcgcaacaatcctgaagaggcaataatacaaaagaaaaagttaaggcaagatcaatgggtttttgcatgaaagtgcaaagacgtcctgcgattttttcgcaatgacaagaggtggcaaaataagaccacataagaaaatgagtaagcaagtaagcttgcgagaatgattatatgtaagcaaacaagcttgcgaatatgtacatggaaatgaaactgaggcagtgaaaatgccgtagacttgatattatgatcatactgttatgagacactaatagtgcaggaaagagggaagatgaaaaacaagtaagaacttgtgaagaacgataactacacgaagaagaatgcatacactaaagaaaaaggcagagaaatgaataatggaagcaatttaaagctacatcaattttagatgaCAAAATGagataagtaacacaaacattaactatacattgcaatagataatcattctcatcatacaagcatcatactcgcatcataaaagcattgcataagcatttcatggcataaaaatcgcatacacatttcataacgtaatcatcacataagcattatattcgcataagtactttacaaaactgtacggattaatattgcagaatttcgaaATAATATCGCATAATTTAGCAGGATTATTCAGACTTTCACAGGTCtattcaagaatttcgcaagattattcagaacttcacagaatgattcagaatttcgcagaatgattcaaattttcgtagaatgtgtcagaatttcgcagaatatgattcttctgaatgatgtgattatctcgctcaattatttcgcacaattataagcaacttgaagagattatactattgcatgagcacaaaacatgagacagaggcaaagataagaataaggaaacaattcgcacattcaacattttctcaaggattctaccctcatagataaagaacagaggcaactatggattaccaagaaaacattttatgttctttatctcctcgacaagaatcattcccaaaatggacgttcgctaatgaacaataagaatcctcaccaaaaaaggagtaataatttcgcatgaatagaggcaatacttattattcaaggacaaatacttcttatttactttgcagagttcttcttatatttcgaggattaagtactttttatacttcatcaaggatacttcatacttcacatacttcaagggttgatacttcttatttacttcgcaatgttccagaacttcacaaaagaatagaggcaagtacgtactttttaagtccgatattctttcgctcgttcctccaacaactacaacaaggtggattttttcttaaagatcgcttttcaagcaatattcaagaaaaaagaggcaagatgtaggatcagaatctcgcacataagaatatgattgcgaaattattaacaacacatcgtgaagacatcgcaggatgatttcataaacgacataacagatgacatcaacttaaacatgagaaaagtgtgatgatcttgagaaaattaggaatgttgtgaacgttacatttgtaagcttgcgaaaataccgcaagcaagatccgaaattaggggaaatgttagctgttcattagctgtcatccactatgtaaacacctatataagagAAAGGatatagataatcagaaagagagacacactttaggagaggatacattctatagagagagaaagtagaattggttgtattattattatatcattcttcttcctccttcaagaacctagagctccaaatactcattaatggagtctccatgtaatcaagatgtaattataaataatcatagtaaaacctaaccccgtggatgtagatcaaattgatcgaaccacgtaaaccttgtgcctctttacaattttagcattcttatcatcatttttatgtttagatctacaaattattacaaggggtgtgttgtaggatttcctgcaactacatcattTTTAACGACGTTCATGTCAAAAGGTTTTGAACATCTCTGTGGAATAAAGTGTACTGGTTTTTTGATTGATGAAACAAGTTTTTTCATTAAAGCATCtctgaataaattgataattcaaacatgtaatgaaaataaatgcatgtgttgttgtgtcatgagacagagcggaaaatgatcaagcatgatatgccttgagccattttccgttgatgactgtcTCTATCTTGCCTCCGTCCACTTTAATGATCTTGTAGTAGCCGATACTGTAAGCCTTGGTGATCGTATAAGAACCTTCCCATTTCGGTGAGAATTTCggtgcggacatgtcttgctggatgtgtttggcCGTTTTCAAGACCAAATCCCCCActttgaaaacacgtggtttcacaATTTTGTTGTATGCCACTAGAAATTCTATTCCTGTACACGTGAGTGTGTTCTTCTGCTTTGATTCTTCTGAAATCCAGAGTGTCGAACTCCGCTACTCTAGATTTGGATTTTTCAGCCTCATCCCAATGGACCCCGATtactgctgcaatcctggctgatgggATTTTGATCTCTGCTGGGAGAATTGTGTATgcaccgtaaacaagtgagtATGGGGAAACTCCAATGGAGCTTCTGGGTGACGTTCGATATGCCCATAACGCCATTGGTAACTGGTCATGCCATTCTCTAGGATTGTCATGCACTGTTGGACTGATGATCCGGATCAGTGTCTTGTTGGTACAGTCAGCTTGTCCATTTCCTTGAGGATAGTAGATAGTGGAGAAGACCTGTTTAATTCCATACTCTTCAAGTAACTCTCGTACCTGTTTGTTGGCGAAGGGAGTGCCGTTATCAGTGATGATATGCTTTGGCACACCGAAGCGGCAAATGATATGTTCTTTAATGAAGGCTGCAATCGTTTCTCCTGTAATCCCTCATAGAGGAATGGATtctacccatttagtgaagtattctgtcgcggttatgatgtactcgtgctgctttgatgacggcggattgattttcccgataatgtccagtccccagctataaaatgaccatggactgcttatcgagtgtaaaggggtggaaggagcgtgaacaaggttcccataAATTTGACATTTGTGGAAGTTTTGAACGAAAGTGGCTGCGTCATCCTCCATGGTCGtccaatagtatttctcgtgtatctggagaaacagtttcctcttccTTTGATGTTCCCCTTCGTGCGTTTCCTTCAGCATGATTGGGAGTTCTACCCCAGCCAGGCATCGCAATAGATCACCTCCGAAGCTCTTGCGATACAGAATCCTTGGAtttttctcgtgtatctggagaaccGCTTGGATTTTTGCTTTATCTTGACAGCATCCTTTTAATTAGTAGGAGTTGCCCCGTTGCGGAGATAGCTAATGTacggctctctccagtccccagtgtggttcacactaaaaacctccaattggtgtggcgacgcttgacaatttgagcaggacttctgaagtagtctggattgagtctccatctctggccagtaatagccaGGCGTTGAAGTCGTCGGTAAAGCGTTACCACCAGTGATTTTCCGCAAATTTCATTGTAAACACGGTTAAGATGTTGTTGTGCCTCATCAtctccaagacatcttgatagataaccatccgggtttcgatgatataacataccatgaagcatgaagaagttctacatggttttgagactgacctttccttgggagagtGAGCTGCTGAGCTCCTGAATGATCGGCGTTCTCCAATCGTGAGCCTCGGTGTCTTTTTATTGTGACATCCATGTTGATTCTATGGTTCTCCTCTTTACTGTCAGGGTTTCTTCAAAACCGGGTTATggttgtgtagatggggaaaacgatttgctggtttttaaggaattgatgagacgaccgtacggaggagactcctcgaaccggatgaaatgttaaacctcatacagatgcaacgctgcaaagggggtgctttagatctgtagtactccggcctaaatcaagacaatgaccgttccagagtaaattcggtcacaagagaggatgggttgatctgtaggagggaagctgggaaatgtgtggaatcaatggtaatcaaagattgtgggtgtgtgaattctgaatatgataagatctgaatgattgaaattgctcaattgagagtagttgctcaattgatgagttgatgatctcgtgttgtcgatgagacgtgagattgatgatactgttgatgctgatgattcaatcatgatttagagacttatttatattgctggaatgttagacaccatgaccccatgaagtgtgacagttgatggaatcaaggagtggggaagtgaagatcgtgtttgaaaccagttgctcaacgtgtggatacttggtcgattttccacccactacctcgtgaattccttcaactgattgcacgattttctcacattccatcgtgtgtttgaacacacgtgtcgtagaccgccagaccaaaaccttaagtgatacccccccaaagtgacacgattgacgtctcgtggtttgttagtcaattgatgacttcttggtttgatgggaagatgattccatgtagttgctgagttgaacatgatgttctgaaactcatgaattgaacatgtcatgagacagagatatagttcttacgatgatgtgagcaagtatttctcattcgatggatcgttgaatattgattgttgaaccaatattccttggtttgagcaaatatttatcatctgagcaagtgtttctcatgtgatgaattgttgaatatttgatcgtctgagcatgtgttgctcatctgatggattattggcagcgtaccaaaaatattaattagaatactggtcgttgaaccgagcataattaataaaattaatgaccatgaggtcgtcgtaaaattattaaggttggaatctggaatgatgatccttggattcagaaaccctaatttgatcaattgatgatcaattcatggttcgtcagaatttcaaccatgggacgaaggagagagcgactacatgggaccgtggatcaaccatgtagtgtccatatgctcacgtgagaaaacacaaagaaatcctgaagagttgacgatttgttggtgaaagaatgattaaatgctggtttaatcatttattcgaaaatgcccgtctgagccttaggtgagaaaagctaattaattatgacggagtgagggacccaCCATGGGTCATGAACttaccctgggtagtcacgtgaccgcctgatgatcacttcatgaaaatccaaagtgtttggaagagtcttggacctaatacgtgcaattgtgcaaattaggtcaaaactgtgaaaattgatgggaccggcttctgtaagccaaggAGTCAATCTTGTTCGATCAAGATAACATTCTTGTGTCCCCAAGACATatgtgtctcagttctgagaattttgatattttctgtgcaattgagcgtccattcgagaaaatatgtcaaaattagggtttcgctgaaactgaggaaaacaccatgagatgatggagaataattataaaataaaggaatgaggaggcgtgataccgtgaaaccaaggtatggtcggccagtcgtgaccacggtccagggtgcctttcccttaattttgtaatatttttcatgattttatgaaaatatcatggatttaaagagttttgatgaatttagggagtttccatgaagtgaaggagttttcatgagttcaaggaagcaaaaatattaaaataataaaaacaagggtgtgtgaggccgtgggaggcatggctggccggctagggcccggtcccacaagttttcataattttatatatttttttaatgtatttttcatgatttgagggaatttttcctaatttgagagaaataccatgaaatcaaggaatttgataaatttaaggaaaataaaataaataataataaaaaaaaggggcgtgtgggaccggctaggacatGGTCGGCCTGCCAGggtccggtcccacaagttttcataatttattttatattattattatttggtgatttgtgcaaaataccatgaaatcaaggagttttttcatgaaattagagaaataataataataataaaataatgaggaaccttGAGGtgtgggccggctgggaccaaggcacggccggttggcccatggtcacgccccacacttctttctttaattttatattattttttatggatttatgacaataccatgaaaccgaggagtttcctcgagacgaaggagatttgatcaaatgagataattttcatcaaatcatggaaaataatgtattaaaaatataaaactggcgtaggactgaccacgacacggtcggttggtcgtgtgtccgtgttcccagcaccttggtcaatatttttaattatttattattttcttccctattttgcataggttcatcgtttcgttgtattttgaaatactcgttcgtgcggtgattgttagtgcatcgtcgttgaacacactttcaccatttggatcttggcttacttagaggtagctcagacgcccggttattgattatttattactaattgtggaattcagtggagaataattcacaaaactgagtaataagatgtttattattaattcataggatcagctgaggattcgactacgaattcagaataataaagtgagcattaccattccatgggatcgtagatttgaccatagaatcggagtaattcagatttatctattaccatttatgagaccagttgtggattcgatcatgaaatcgtagtaatgagataatatagttattgctattctatgagatcaagccgtggattcgatcatagaatcagaacaattgtttattgccattccatgggaccagtcgtggattcgaccatggaataggagcaattgttattgccattccatgggaccagtcgtggattcgaccatggaataggagcaaaaatagattattctgggaattcagtagtgaatgtcacggcagaattaatcttaattaggaataattaactttgtggctctatactagcagagaaagctgtctaggagcattaattatcccgacatGAGCTTGTCGGAAACTCATATcgtttatatagtcagggtaaactcgttgtttgttcctgaagacgttatcgctttatactagcagtgcaagctgtctaggagccgtccatctcgtgatactatatagaaataatcactgaaagtgttcagtattcatgagatatgccattgtccagtcgtgagactacatatctacatgtactccgagagaaagtactctccgttgagaattcgatgagggacccgtgtctcaatactcacgtctgattgttggatcagagcttcgtataattatgagtttacgattttatcccttgtcgaaaatccaccatctacattaagtcccatgcttgttcctcagtcagcattaaatggtgatttccggccataaataataataccagtaattgaacttagtcgtaagttgagacgttaccggatttagagagcatgagcaagacttgatgaagatcccagtggcatgatagagcatcatcgTCTGATGAGCATAGATTggcgttgaaccgctgatttggacgacaggaccttggtcgttttaggattcgcgggatggggccatgaaaacaaatccttgttttatgaatagacgctcgtttttttgttagtttaaggaacaaacaaaatagacctgagtctaatggtataaaattcgtctatgagctttcacgaaaaccagaattttatattttaaatatgtgaggtttcacaaagtggaataaactctcgtttcaaaggtgaatgctcgtgcgagagaaaagtttttttttttttgataaacgtgcgtctgttagtaataaaattttgtttatgagccttcatgaaattttttatcttcgagctttcggaaatctttgaaaatatattctcccttcaaagacagatgctcgtgcgagggagcaaaaatatatagatatatttttcaaatttacgtgagtttcacgttgaatatatatattttgtaaaatcaatgttttgattttgaataactgttgaaagtagacaattatacatggtgaaataatgtctatatgtaagttttcacaattgtagaatgaacgtctgtacaattttttgaagatcagtgagtgttcacatagtaaaaacttacgtgggttgttcacggctttatgaaaatcgtcatgatttttgagaaattgctgaaagtaagcaattgtatacgtgatgaaataatgtatgtatgagttttgcgattttatagtgtatgcacacatgtagaaaatcaacgaatgttcacatgaaaggttatgtgaattattcatagtttcacgcaaagtcaggtgttgactttaaataatgaattttgctcgtcttggcaagtttgaagaagcgagcaagttttcgaggtttttatgttattatcactaggttcttgaaaccgtaaataagtaagagttgaggattaccatttttgttgcgtgtttgttattggtatatccatgactccatgccttgcgcctcagatagtggtgactgatggttacagccactcttcgggatcttccgtggagcgctccaaaaatatcaagtcaaagatgaagacttctacggatgctcatactgaggaaaatcaacctttcagagacactggaagctggaatattgtatgtctctcgatcatccgagagtcgtccctcattagtagaagcaccgccgacttcagcaagtgagattatcggctgaagatgaagttcgactTTGttttgatggtgtagctcctgattggataaatgaagaatttcgtcatcagaaaattcataagttaggtcttcgttgaaattgttgtagaatcttcgtccgatgtcggattttcgcggtcgacccatgtatcctcatgacCAGGAAATTTACAAACTTTCGCAAAGAAGCCTTTTGAGTTCCGAGCATGGTTAGGatgtgaaatcgacgaaacagtaaacttccaggagaccttccgaaaattttcagctggcatgtggtccaatgttttggccacaactatTTGTTCGTTTCTacaattgttttgaattttggatatgttgtagaggaccttcatacgaagagaatggtatatgacccatcccacgattcttcaccaattgctcccagctcgtcggtttgtacaggaaagtgtaaaatcatctcagccgagcttgttgtaaaacattcgTGTTGTGTTCttggaccattcgcttgtgtcttgaacggttggtgaaggattttaatgtcgttgattcgtttgagatcaggaacccttgattgatacatgatcatggtgcttgcagcgccatcttgcttctgtcagtcgtagaaacatcgcttctgaaactctggtcatgggaccatagctgaggttgctcttgagaggggatgatgtaatgaccacggtttcatgtcccgatggtagcattaattttatgatgaatgattagcacatgagagtctggtgcaaCGAGTCGtggactgtgaaacttgatgaagtacttagtggaaagacttggtggacaccgatcgactgtggaagttatgaatcccgtccacgaatctttggttgcgcgttgtatgctctggaagctgtagaaacctcatacgacgtcaaaattcgatgcttgaccctaacttttgaagctaaaagactgagttatcacatgagaaaagaatcgctcaatttggagttgtagaggtcagccaacgaagcgtgcacatttgtaatttgtaatcccgtacaaatttttcagatttcgtagacctgacaatAAAGACCATATCTTTTAGTTCGTATGTCCGATTAATGcgaccttttggtatgttgtagaagagatatagacgaacaacttttgttgaggaagtattgtcctatTCCTCACTCATTCGTa
This is a stretch of genomic DNA from Papaver somniferum cultivar HN1 chromosome 1, ASM357369v1, whole genome shotgun sequence. It encodes these proteins:
- the LOC113349155 gene encoding uncharacterized protein LOC113349155 — its product is MDVTIKRHRGSRLENADHSGAQQLTLPRKGETIAAFIKEHIICRFGVPKHIITDNGTPFANKQVRELLEEYGIKQVFSTIYYPQGNGQADCTNKTLIRIISPTVHDNPREWHDQLPMALWAYRTSPRSSIGVSPYSLVYGAYTILPAEIKIPSARIAAVIGVHWDEAEKSKSRVAEFDTLDFRRIKAEEHTHVYRNRISSGIQQNCETTCFQSGGFGLENGQTHPARHVRTEILTEMGRFLYDHQGLQYRLLQDH